The sequence below is a genomic window from Pirellulales bacterium.
TCCAAACCAACAACGGCACACTCCGGGTCGAGATCAACGATCCGCAAATCGAGGTGTCGGTCAAAGGCACGGACATCACGTTCAAACAAGCCGACAACGGCGCTGACGTGAAAGTTTCGCCCGGCGACAAGACGCTCGTGGTCGAGCGTGGCGACTTCAAGTTCGAGACCGACAAGCTGCTCCTCAAGCGTGGCGACGCCGTGACGGTCGCCGTCACACTCTCGGCCGACCGGGTCGAGGTGAAACTGGGCGACAAACTGATCGGGCAACGCAAGCTGCCGGAAGACTTGCTGGCGACTAAGGGCGGCGCCACGACCGCCGAGCATCCTGCGAATGAAAACGCGCCGCCCAAGGATCCAAGGTCGAGTCGAACCGCCCCTGGTTGGCACGGTTGGCCTGCCGATGCACCCGCGCCGGCCATTGCCCCCTTCGACGCCGCGCAGGCCAAAAAGCACCAGCAAGCGTGGGCCGATTACCTGAAGCTGCCGGTCGAACACACCAACTCGATCGGCATGAAGTTCGTCCTCATTCCGCCGGGCGAGTTCACGATGGGCAGCACCCTGGCGGAGATCGAGGAGCATCTCAAGGTCGCCAACCCAGACGACAAGCAGTCGCAGGAGTGCATCAAAAGCCAATCGCCGCAGCACAAGGTGGTGCTGACGCGACCTTTCTATCTCGCAACACGTGAAGTGACGCAGAAAGAGTACGAAGTGGTGACGGGCGTGAATCCCTCGTACTTCGCCAAGACTGGACTCGACAATGATTTCGTGCGACAGGTCGCCGATCTCGACACCGCGAACTTTCCGGTCGACGGCGTTAGCTGGAACGACGCCGCGGAGTTTTGCAACAACCTGGGCCGCCATGAAGCGTTGAAGCCGTTCTACTTTCGTGCTGACGACACGGTCACGCCGCTAAAAGGGAACGGCTACCGTCTGCCGACGGAAGCCGAATGGGAGTTTGCCTGCCGTGCCGGAACGACGACAAAGTTTTGGACCGGCGACCGGGAAGAAGACCTGATTTCCGCCGGCTGGTTCGGTCGCAACTCGGGTGGGCGGACGCACCAAGTCGCAGAACTGGCGGAAAACCCGTTGGGGCTCTTCGACGTTCATGGAAACGTCTTGGAGTGGATCGAGGACTCGTGGCAGGCAGCGTCTTATGAGCAGTTTGCGGGAAAGCAAGCGATCGACCCCAAAACTCCATCGTCGCGCGGCTCGCTACGATTGTTCCGCGGCGGCGACTGGGGCGACAGCGGATCCGCCTGCCAATCCGCCCACCATTTCTCCTGTGCCCCGACCGGTGCCCCCGTCAGCATCGGTTTCCGGCTGGTGCTGGTCGTTGACGCGCTTCGCGGCGACAGATTAGCGGCAAAGCCACAACCGCAAGCTCCTAAGACCGAAGACCCAAGCCCTAAGATCTCCGCCATCAATCCAAAATCCAAAATCCAAAATCGAAAATCCAAAATCTCTCAGTTCCGCAGCCATCGTCACGCAGCCGGCGGCGATCGAGGGCGTGAAGAGTTGGACGCTGGAGACGATCGGGCATCGCGGCGGGATCTATGAGGCCGAGTACAGCCCCGACGGCAAATGGCTCGCCACGCTCGGCTACGACTGCACCATTCGCCTCTGGGATCCCACCACCGGCAAGCTCGTGCGGATCATCGTCGGTCGCAATCAGGGCCGCGGCTCGATGTCGTGGTCGGCCGACAGCAAACAACTCGCGGTGGTCGATCGCGACCTGATTCGCGTCTGGGATGTCGAGACCGCCAAGCTCGTGAAAACGCTGCCCGTCGAGCCGGCTGATTACATTTACAAAGCCGCCTGGTCGCCGGACGGCAAAACGATGGCCATCGGCCTGCGGCGCGGTCGCGGCAATAACCGCAACCTGCTGGAGCTCATCGACATGCCAAGCGGCGACTTGCTTCAAACCATTCCGGCGGCGTGGAGCGACGTCGACGAAACAAACCCGATCTGGGTAGCTGCGCCACAGGGTCTATGCTGGTCCCACGACGGCCAGCGGCTGGCCTTTGGCAACGCGGTGCTCGACGTGGTCACCGGCCGATTGTCCTCGGTCCTCGGGGGCCAAACACTCGCTTGGCGTGCCGACGGTGTGCTGCTGGCGGCGCCCGCCGTCAGGGCGTCCGAGCAGTCAAAAGAGGAGACAAAAATCGAACTTTGGCGCGCGGAAACCGGCAAAACGCTCGGCGCGCTGCCGGGTTACGCATTTCCCCGCGATGCAGGTTATCTCCCTCCGCCGCGATTCAGCGCCCGGGGCGAAGCTCTCATCGCCGTGGCGGCGACCTTTCTTGAACCAGGTACGGGCCTCGTCTGGAACACGGATTCGTCTTCAGTCAGCCGTTCGTTCCCGGTAAGTACGGATGAGGGCTCCTTGCAATTCGCGGTGGCTGCCTCGGGAACGAGTGTCGCGGCTTTCAGCGCGGCAGGCGGCCGATTGCGTATCATCGACCTCGCGGAAGCCGAACCGCGGGTCGTGCGCGATGACCTCTTGTTCTACGTACCGCATGTGCCGAGCTTTGCGGCCGCTTGGTCGCCCGACGGTGCGACGCTCGCCGCTCGCAATGAGGACAACCAAATATGTTTTTGGGATGTCGCGGCGTGCCGGCCGCGTGTGCGCAGCATGCAACCGGCGCATGACATAACGGCGCTCGGCTGGTCGCACGACGGCGCATTGGTCCGCGCTTTGAACTACGACTACTCAATGGTCTGCGACGGCACGACGGGACAAGTAGTCCAAAACGCTCCGACTGCACACGGTTCACTCGCATCGCCGTCGCTCCACGGCGACTTCATCGCCTTGGCGGAGGCCGGGCACGTTACCGTGCATGCGCTCAACCCACCAAAGTTGCTGCGCAAGATTGTCACCGCGAATAAGCTTCCGCCGGCACTTTCTGCCGACGGCAGCCGCCTGGCCACGATCGCCGACAAGACGACGATTTGGGACGTGGCCAGCGGCAAGCAGC
It includes:
- a CDS encoding bifunctional serine/threonine-protein kinase/formylglycine-generating enzyme family protein; protein product: MGPRRTFTSDLEDEDIDFLAPAQAADELGRLGNYRVLRVLGSGGMGVVFEAEDLQLKRRVALKAMKPSLAASSSSRKRFVREAQTAASVEHDHIVPIYQVGDDRGIPFIAMPLLRGETLADRLQKGSGFRVQVSATEEAKTQDPRPKTPIQNRKSDPLPLPEILRIGREIALGLDAAHRAGLIHRDIKPGNIWLDAANGRAKILDFGLARAAGADDHLTQTGALLGTPSYMAPEQGRGEEIDARADLFSLGCLLYHIATGVRPFVGRDTLSTLLAVTTHEPRPPRELNAELPAELNELIVWLLSKDPAGRPQTASEVAERLASVGNGLRGVPEREGRLPSPPRQEEMERQRDAATERQDATLSFAPSLLPSVSPSPLPSLAPTPPAPPRRRGLVAVAAAAAAVLAGVVFFLQTNNGTLRVEINDPQIEVSVKGTDITFKQADNGADVKVSPGDKTLVVERGDFKFETDKLLLKRGDAVTVAVTLSADRVEVKLGDKLIGQRKLPEDLLATKGGATTAEHPANENAPPKDPRSSRTAPGWHGWPADAPAPAIAPFDAAQAKKHQQAWADYLKLPVEHTNSIGMKFVLIPPGEFTMGSTLAEIEEHLKVANPDDKQSQECIKSQSPQHKVVLTRPFYLATREVTQKEYEVVTGVNPSYFAKTGLDNDFVRQVADLDTANFPVDGVSWNDAAEFCNNLGRHEALKPFYFRADDTVTPLKGNGYRLPTEAEWEFACRAGTTTKFWTGDREEDLISAGWFGRNSGGRTHQVAELAENPLGLFDVHGNVLEWIEDSWQAASYEQFAGKQAIDPKTPSSRGSLRLFRGGDWGDSGSACQSAHHFSCAPTGAPVSIGFRLVLVVDALRGDRLAAKPQPQAPKTEDPSPKISAINPKSKIQNRKSKISQFRSHRHAAGGDRGREELDAGDDRASRRDL